The following proteins are co-located in the Frigidibacter mobilis genome:
- the purL gene encoding phosphoribosylformylglycinamidine synthase subunit PurL, whose translation MQEPQITADLIAAHGLKPDEYQRILEIIGREPSFTELGIFSAMWNEHCSYKSSKRWLRTLYTEGPQVICGPGENAGVVDIGDGLAVIFKMESHNHPSYIEPHQGAGTGVGGILRDVFTMGARPIAVMDALSFGEPAHPKTAHLVKGVVEGIGGYGNAFGVPNVGGEVRFHKAYNGNCLVNAFAAGLAETDAIFYSAASGVGMPVVYLGAKTGRDGVGGATMASAEFDDTIEEKRPTVQVGDPFTEKRLLEACLELMASGAVISIQDMGAAGLTCSAVEMGDKGGLGIRLDLDRVPVREKGMTAYEMMLSESQERMLMVLKPEREAEAKAIFDKWDLDFAVVGETIPEDRFLIVHGNETKADLPLSKLSSSAPEYDRPWVETPAAAPLGEVPAIGPIAALRALIGSPNHAHKGWVWEQYDTMVMADTVRAPGLGAGVVRVHGTAKALAFTSDVTPRYVKANPYEGGKQAVAEAYRNLSAVGALPLATTDNLNFGNPEKPEIMGQLVGAIKGIGEACRALDFPIVSGNVSLYNETDGTGILPTPTIGAVGLLSSLDELIAGQPAEGDIALVIGGAGSHLGQSALLAEAFGIETGDAPHVDLTAERRHGEFLRANRKALRAATDLSDGGLALAAFEMAEGAGLGVTLDSGDIAELFGEDQARYLVACDAAGAAALETAAAAAGVPLARVGSFGGERVMLGRDLAALAELSALYRGAFAAAVTHPGA comes from the coding sequence ATGCAAGAACCGCAGATCACCGCAGACCTGATTGCCGCGCATGGGCTGAAACCCGACGAATACCAGCGGATCCTCGAGATCATCGGCCGCGAGCCGAGCTTTACCGAGCTCGGGATCTTCTCGGCGATGTGGAACGAGCATTGTTCCTACAAATCCTCGAAGAGATGGCTGCGCACGCTCTACACCGAAGGGCCGCAGGTGATCTGCGGGCCGGGCGAGAATGCGGGCGTGGTGGATATCGGCGATGGCCTCGCGGTGATCTTCAAGATGGAGAGCCACAACCACCCCTCCTATATCGAACCGCATCAGGGCGCGGGCACCGGCGTGGGCGGCATCCTGCGCGACGTGTTCACGATGGGCGCGCGGCCGATTGCGGTGATGGATGCGCTGTCCTTTGGCGAGCCTGCGCATCCCAAGACCGCGCATCTGGTGAAGGGCGTGGTCGAGGGCATCGGCGGTTATGGCAATGCCTTCGGCGTGCCCAATGTCGGCGGCGAGGTGCGGTTCCACAAGGCGTATAACGGCAACTGCCTGGTCAACGCCTTTGCCGCGGGTCTGGCCGAGACGGATGCCATCTTCTACTCCGCAGCCTCGGGCGTGGGGATGCCGGTGGTCTATCTGGGCGCCAAGACCGGGCGCGACGGGGTGGGCGGCGCGACGATGGCTTCGGCCGAGTTCGACGACACCATCGAGGAGAAGCGCCCCACCGTTCAGGTCGGCGACCCCTTCACCGAAAAGCGGCTGCTGGAGGCCTGCCTGGAGCTGATGGCCTCTGGCGCGGTGATTTCCATTCAGGACATGGGCGCGGCGGGGCTGACCTGCTCGGCGGTCGAGATGGGCGACAAGGGCGGGCTTGGCATCCGGCTGGACCTTGACCGGGTGCCGGTGCGCGAAAAGGGCATGACCGCCTATGAGATGATGCTGTCGGAGAGCCAGGAGCGGATGCTGATGGTGCTCAAGCCCGAGCGCGAGGCGGAAGCGAAGGCGATCTTCGACAAGTGGGATTTGGATTTCGCGGTGGTCGGCGAGACCATCCCCGAGGACCGCTTCCTGATCGTGCATGGCAATGAGACCAAGGCGGATCTGCCGCTGTCGAAACTGTCCTCCAGCGCCCCGGAATATGACCGCCCCTGGGTGGAAACGCCCGCCGCCGCGCCCTTGGGCGAGGTGCCGGCGATTGGCCCCATCGCGGCGCTGCGCGCGCTGATCGGCAGCCCGAACCACGCCCACAAGGGCTGGGTCTGGGAGCAGTATGACACGATGGTGATGGCCGACACGGTGCGCGCGCCCGGCCTTGGCGCCGGTGTGGTGCGGGTGCATGGCACCGCGAAGGCGCTGGCCTTCACCAGCGATGTCACCCCCCGCTATGTGAAAGCCAACCCCTATGAAGGCGGCAAGCAGGCGGTGGCGGAAGCCTACCGCAACCTCAGCGCGGTAGGCGCGCTGCCGCTGGCGACCACCGACAACCTGAACTTCGGCAACCCGGAAAAGCCCGAAATCATGGGCCAGCTGGTGGGTGCCATCAAGGGCATCGGCGAGGCCTGCCGGGCGCTGGACTTCCCCATCGTGTCGGGCAACGTGTCGCTGTACAATGAGACCGACGGCACCGGCATCCTGCCGACGCCGACCATCGGTGCGGTGGGGCTGCTGTCGAGCCTCGATGAGCTGATCGCCGGGCAACCGGCCGAGGGCGACATCGCGCTGGTCATCGGCGGCGCGGGCAGCCATCTGGGCCAGTCGGCGCTGCTGGCCGAGGCCTTCGGGATCGAGACCGGCGATGCACCGCATGTGGACCTGACGGCCGAGCGCAGGCATGGCGAGTTCCTGCGCGCCAATCGCAAGGCCTTGCGCGCCGCGACCGACCTTTCCGATGGAGGCCTTGCGCTGGCCGCCTTCGAGATGGCCGAGGGCGCGGGTCTGGGCGTGACGCTGGACAGCGGCGATATCGCGGAACTCTTCGGCGAGGACCAGGCGCGCTATCTGGTCGCCTGCGATGCGGCAGGCGCCGCGGCGCTGGAGACGGCGGCGGCCGCAGCGGGGGTTCCCTTGGCCCGCGTCGGCAGCTTTGGCGGCGAGCGGGTGATGCTGGGCCGCGATCTGGCAGCGCTGGCAGAGCTCTCGGCGCTCTATCGCGGGGCCTTTGCCGCGGCGGTCACCCATCCCGGCGCGTAA
- a CDS encoding BolA/IbaG family iron-sulfur metabolism protein → MPMEAQDIETLIRESFPQAKITITDLAGDGNHWAAEVIDESFRGMNRVQQQRAVYASLKGKMDGAHGELHALALTTKAPD, encoded by the coding sequence ATGCCGATGGAAGCGCAGGATATCGAAACCCTGATCCGCGAGAGTTTTCCGCAGGCAAAGATCACGATCACCGATCTGGCCGGTGACGGCAATCACTGGGCCGCCGAGGTGATCGACGAGTCGTTCCGCGGCATGAACCGCGTCCAGCAGCAGCGCGCGGTCTATGCCAGCCTGAAGGGCAAGATGGACGGCGCGCATGGCGAACTCCACGCGCTTGCACTGACGACGAAGGCGCCGGACTGA
- a CDS encoding glutamate racemase produces the protein MAVGVFDSGLGGLTVLAALQARLPSVPFVYLGDNAHAPYGVRDADDIFRLTCAGVERLWEEGCDLVILACNTASAAALKRMQETWVPADKRVLGVFVPLIEALTERQWGDNSAPREVAVKHVALFATPATVASRAFQRELAFRAIGVDVEAQPCGGVVDAIEAGDEILAEALVKSHVEALLRRMPKPEAAILGCTHYPLMEPVFQAALGEGVRVFSQPRLVAEATADYLLRRPEMLGAGTASRYLTTGKPESVSAHATQFLRRGVRFEGA, from the coding sequence ATGGCGGTTGGGGTGTTCGATTCGGGCCTTGGCGGGCTGACGGTGCTGGCGGCGCTGCAGGCGCGGTTGCCCTCGGTGCCCTTCGTCTATCTCGGCGACAACGCCCATGCGCCCTACGGGGTGCGCGATGCCGATGACATCTTCCGCCTGACCTGCGCCGGGGTGGAGCGGCTGTGGGAGGAGGGCTGCGATCTGGTGATCCTGGCCTGCAATACCGCCTCTGCCGCCGCGCTGAAGCGGATGCAGGAAACCTGGGTGCCGGCGGACAAACGGGTGCTGGGGGTGTTCGTGCCGCTGATCGAGGCGCTGACCGAACGGCAATGGGGCGACAATTCCGCGCCGCGCGAGGTGGCGGTCAAGCATGTGGCGCTATTTGCGACCCCGGCGACGGTGGCGAGCCGGGCCTTCCAGCGGGAACTCGCGTTCCGCGCCATCGGGGTCGATGTCGAGGCGCAGCCCTGCGGCGGCGTCGTGGATGCCATCGAGGCGGGGGACGAGATCCTGGCCGAGGCGCTGGTGAAAAGCCATGTCGAGGCGCTGCTGCGGCGGATGCCGAAGCCCGAGGCGGCGATCCTCGGCTGCACCCATTACCCGCTGATGGAGCCGGTGTTCCAGGCCGCGCTTGGCGAGGGCGTCCGTGTGTTCTCGCAGCCCCGCCTGGTGGCCGAGGCGACGGCGGACTACCTGCTGCGCCGGCCGGAAATGCTGGGGGCGGGGACGGCCAGCCGGTATCTGACGACGGGCAAGCCGGAGAGTGTGAGTGCGCATGCGACGCAGTTCTTGCGGCGGGGGGTCAGGTTTGAGGGGGCGTAG
- the ccmE gene encoding cytochrome c maturation protein CcmE yields the protein MKGLKKKRRVQVILLAAAALALSTAMIGYAMRDGINFFRSPSQVMSDPPRTGEVFRIGGLVETGSIVRGQGETVSFTVTDGGATIPVRFTGVLPDLFAENQGMIGTGVMEEGTFIAREILAKHDETYMPREVVDALKEQGVYQDPNG from the coding sequence ATGAAGGGGTTGAAGAAGAAGCGGCGGGTGCAGGTGATCTTGCTGGCGGCGGCGGCCCTGGCGCTGTCGACGGCGATGATCGGCTATGCGATGCGCGACGGGATCAACTTCTTCCGCTCGCCCAGCCAGGTGATGTCGGATCCGCCGCGGACGGGCGAGGTGTTTCGCATCGGCGGGCTGGTCGAGACCGGCAGCATCGTGCGTGGGCAGGGCGAGACGGTCAGCTTCACGGTCACCGATGGCGGCGCGACGATCCCGGTGCGCTTTACCGGCGTGTTGCCGGACCTGTTTGCGGAAAACCAGGGCATGATCGGCACCGGGGTGATGGAGGAGGGCACCTTCATCGCGCGCGAGATCCTGGCCAAGCATGACGAGACCTACATGCCCCGCGAGGTGGTGGACGCGCTGAAGGAACAGGGTGTCTATCAGGACCCGAACGGGTAG
- a CDS encoding LysR family transcriptional regulator, with protein MDWDKLRIFHAVADAGSLTHAGDSLHLSQSAVSRQIRALEESLGTTLFHRHARGLILTEQGELLFDATSSMAKRLDTAEARIRDSEEEVFGVLKVTATTGFGSLWLAPRLTKLYDRFPDLTIDLMLEERVLDLPMREADVAIRMKEPSQADLIRKRLMNIRMRLYASEEYLAQRGVPEQLEDMRHHRLICQNPNAAQVAAGAAMVQRLTSYEIPSLLFVNNYFGVLQGVLNHIGIGVLPDYLTDDFPHLVPVLADVHSAEVPVFLAYPEELRQSKRIAAFRDFVTEEIMAYRKRQMDEAVPA; from the coding sequence ATGGATTGGGACAAGCTGAGAATCTTTCACGCGGTGGCCGATGCGGGCAGCCTGACCCATGCCGGCGACAGCCTGCATCTGAGCCAGTCGGCCGTATCACGGCAGATCCGCGCGCTGGAGGAGAGCCTGGGCACCACCCTGTTCCACCGCCATGCCCGCGGACTGATTCTCACCGAGCAGGGCGAGTTGCTGTTCGATGCCACCAGCTCGATGGCCAAGCGCCTCGATACTGCCGAGGCCCGGATCCGCGACAGCGAGGAAGAGGTATTCGGGGTGCTGAAGGTGACGGCGACCACCGGCTTTGGCTCCTTGTGGCTGGCACCGCGGCTGACCAAGCTCTATGACCGCTTCCCCGACCTGACCATCGACCTGATGCTGGAAGAGCGGGTGCTGGACCTGCCGATGCGCGAGGCCGATGTGGCAATCCGCATGAAGGAGCCGAGCCAGGCCGACCTGATCCGCAAGCGGCTGATGAACATCCGCATGCGGCTTTATGCCAGCGAGGAATACCTGGCGCAGCGCGGCGTGCCCGAGCAGCTGGAGGACATGCGCCATCACCGGCTGATCTGCCAGAACCCCAATGCGGCGCAGGTCGCGGCGGGGGCGGCGATGGTGCAGAGGCTGACCAGCTATGAGATTCCGTCGCTGCTGTTCGTGAACAACTACTTCGGCGTGCTGCAGGGCGTGCTGAACCATATCGGCATCGGCGTGCTGCCCGACTACCTGACCGACGATTTCCCGCATCTGGTGCCGGTGCTGGCCGATGTGCATTCGGCCGAGGTGCCGGTATTCCTCGCCTACCCCGAGGAGCTGCGCCAATCCAAGCGCATCGCCGCCTTCCGCGACTTCGTCACCGAAGAGATCATGGCCTATCGCAAGCGCCAGATGGACGAGGCCGTGCCGGCCTGA
- the argC gene encoding N-acetyl-gamma-glutamyl-phosphate reductase produces MTHRIAILGASGYTGAELVRLISSHPSMVVTGLSGDRKAGMEMADVFPHLRHIALPVLQKIEEMDFSGVDLCFCALPHATSQAVIAGLPRDLKIVDLSADFRLRDPAAYERWYGKPHAAPELQAEAVYGLTEFYRDEIAQARLVAGTGCNAAAGQFAIRPLIEAGVIDIDEIVIDLKAGVSGAGRSLKENLLHAELSGGTHAYSAGGAHRHLGEFDQEFTRAAGRPVMVQFTPHLCPMNRGILASVYVRGEPEAVHAALARRYAPEPFLEVLPFGTLPSTRAVAGSNFVHIGVIGDRIPGRALVVCALDNLTKGSSGQAIQNANLMLGLPETAGLMLAPLFP; encoded by the coding sequence ATGACCCACCGTATCGCCATCCTCGGAGCCTCGGGCTATACCGGCGCGGAGCTGGTGCGGCTGATCTCCAGCCATCCCTCTATGGTCGTGACCGGGCTGTCGGGCGACCGCAAGGCGGGGATGGAGATGGCGGATGTGTTTCCGCATCTGCGCCATATCGCGCTGCCGGTGCTGCAGAAGATCGAGGAGATGGACTTCTCGGGCGTCGATCTGTGCTTTTGCGCGCTGCCCCATGCCACCAGCCAGGCGGTGATCGCGGGCCTGCCGCGGGATCTGAAGATCGTGGACCTCTCGGCGGATTTCCGGCTGCGCGACCCGGCGGCCTATGAGCGCTGGTATGGCAAGCCGCATGCTGCGCCGGAGCTGCAGGCCGAGGCGGTTTACGGCCTGACCGAGTTCTACCGCGACGAGATCGCGCAGGCGCGGCTGGTGGCGGGCACGGGCTGCAATGCCGCGGCCGGGCAGTTCGCCATCCGGCCGCTGATCGAGGCCGGGGTGATCGACATCGACGAGATCGTGATCGACCTGAAGGCGGGTGTGTCCGGCGCGGGGCGCAGCCTGAAGGAGAACCTGCTGCACGCGGAGCTTTCCGGTGGCACCCATGCCTATTCGGCGGGGGGTGCCCACCGGCATCTGGGCGAGTTCGACCAGGAGTTCACCCGCGCGGCGGGGCGGCCGGTGATGGTGCAGTTCACGCCCCATCTCTGCCCGATGAACCGCGGCATCCTCGCCTCCGTCTATGTGCGCGGCGAGCCGGAGGCGGTTCATGCGGCGCTGGCGCGGCGCTATGCGCCCGAACCCTTCCTCGAGGTGCTACCCTTTGGCACACTCCCCTCGACACGGGCGGTCGCAGGCTCCAACTTCGTGCATATAGGCGTGATCGGGGACCGCATCCCGGGACGTGCGCTGGTGGTCTGCGCGCTCGACAACCTCACCAAGGGGTCTTCGGGGCAGGCGATCCAGAACGCGAACCTGATGCTGGGCCTGCCGGAAACCGCCGGGCTGATGCTGGCGCCGCTGTTCCCGTAA
- a CDS encoding indolepyruvate ferredoxin oxidoreductase family protein yields MSRQDVTGEISLADRFDLTKSTVLLNGTQALVRLMLMQAARDRAAGLTTGGYVTGYRGSPLGAVDMQMLRARKELTAAGVLFQEGLNEDLAATAIWGTQQAGLRGEGSGDGVFALWYGKGPGVDRTGDVMRHANMAGTAPQGGVLMAMGDDHTGESSTVLHQSDWAMIDAYIPVISPAGVQEILDYGLYGFALSRFAGVWTGLKTMKDTVEATAVVDGRPDRMQFVTPQFAMPQGGLHIRLGDTPVAQEARMIDYKRFAAEAFARANKIDKRVWGRPGARIGFVAAGKNWLDLVHALSLLGVDAAEAERLGITTYKVGQTWPLDMTSFSEWAEGLELIVVVEEKRKLIEVQVKESIFDDRRGRRVYGWKHSVTGAELFPTRYALDPVMIAEKLGAILIEEGRGTDRIKNGLQLLAEARKSDNAPEIATRQPWFCSGCPHNSSTKVPAGSRAYAGIGCHYMVQWMDRDTTGFTHMGGEGANWIGEAPFSKRSHVFQNLGDGTYNHSGVQAIRAALASGVNITYKILFNDAVAMTGGQKNEGGLTAQQIVREITAMGVKNVALVYDEKEEIDFEGFPAGLETVERAGLMPLQEKYSQIKGVSAIVYVQTCAAEKRRRRKRGTFPDPDRRVFINTDICEGCGDCGVQSNCVSIVPVETELGRKRAIDQSSCNKDFSCLKGFCPSFVTLEGAKVRRAEPAALSLPELPEPALPAIHGTHNILLTGVGGTGVVTVGAVLAMAAHLDGKGAGMMEMAGLAQKGGAVHIHLRVANRPEDISAIRVAVGEADCVIGGDLVVSAGARTLGLMRAGRTGAVVNSHEIITGAFTRDREFRLPSSQLRLSLEARLQERVAFFDATELAAKALGDSIYSNMIVLGAAWQKGHVPIRRDAIRRAIEMNGAVVKGNLAAFEIGRWAVERPHEAEALAQTTPRKPLTLQEKIDFRAAHLTAYQNAALADRYRALVARAPEPLQGAVAEGYHKLLAYKDEYEVARLHLATLAKAGAEFEPGFRPRFHLAPPVLTGTDPDGRPRKRAFGPWMLPAFRLLARLKPLRGTALDPFGRTAERRMERGLIAQYEADMAEILPAVTAQTLEIAEALARLPLQIRGFGPVKEASARAAAARRAELLAAFRAGGTPLRQAAE; encoded by the coding sequence ATGAGCAGGCAGGATGTGACTGGCGAGATCTCGCTCGCCGACCGCTTCGACCTGACGAAATCGACCGTGCTTCTGAACGGTACCCAGGCGCTTGTGCGGCTGATGCTGATGCAGGCCGCGCGCGACCGGGCGGCCGGGCTGACCACCGGCGGCTATGTGACCGGCTATCGCGGCTCGCCGCTGGGGGCGGTGGACATGCAGATGCTCCGCGCCCGCAAGGAGCTGACGGCAGCGGGCGTGCTGTTCCAGGAGGGGCTGAACGAAGACCTCGCGGCCACCGCGATCTGGGGCACCCAGCAGGCGGGCCTGCGCGGCGAGGGCTCTGGCGATGGCGTCTTCGCGCTGTGGTATGGCAAGGGCCCGGGGGTGGACCGCACCGGCGACGTGATGCGCCACGCCAACATGGCCGGCACCGCGCCGCAGGGTGGGGTGCTGATGGCGATGGGCGATGACCATACCGGCGAATCCTCGACCGTGCTGCACCAGTCCGACTGGGCGATGATCGACGCCTATATCCCGGTGATCTCGCCCGCGGGCGTGCAGGAAATCCTCGACTACGGGCTTTACGGCTTCGCGCTGTCGCGCTTTGCCGGGGTCTGGACCGGGCTCAAGACCATGAAGGACACGGTGGAGGCGACGGCGGTTGTCGATGGTCGCCCGGACCGGATGCAGTTCGTGACCCCGCAATTTGCGATGCCGCAGGGCGGGCTGCACATCCGGCTCGGCGATACGCCCGTCGCGCAGGAAGCGCGGATGATCGACTACAAGAGGTTCGCCGCCGAAGCCTTTGCCCGCGCGAACAAAATCGACAAGCGGGTCTGGGGGCGCCCCGGCGCCAGGATCGGTTTCGTCGCTGCCGGCAAGAACTGGCTCGACCTTGTGCACGCGCTGTCGCTGCTGGGGGTGGATGCCGCCGAGGCGGAACGGCTGGGGATCACTACCTACAAGGTCGGCCAGACCTGGCCGCTGGACATGACCAGCTTTTCGGAATGGGCCGAGGGGCTGGAACTGATCGTCGTGGTCGAGGAAAAGCGCAAGCTGATCGAGGTGCAGGTCAAGGAAAGCATCTTCGACGACCGCCGCGGCCGCCGCGTCTATGGCTGGAAGCATTCGGTCACGGGGGCAGAGCTGTTCCCGACGCGCTATGCGCTGGATCCGGTGATGATCGCGGAAAAGCTGGGCGCGATCCTGATCGAGGAGGGGCGCGGTACGGACCGCATCAAGAACGGCTTGCAACTGCTTGCAGAGGCAAGAAAATCCGACAATGCGCCCGAGATTGCCACCCGCCAGCCCTGGTTCTGTTCGGGCTGCCCGCATAACAGCTCCACCAAGGTGCCCGCGGGCAGCCGCGCCTATGCCGGGATCGGCTGTCACTACATGGTGCAGTGGATGGACCGCGACACCACCGGCTTCACCCATATGGGCGGCGAGGGCGCGAACTGGATCGGCGAGGCGCCGTTTTCCAAAAGAAGCCATGTCTTTCAGAACCTTGGCGATGGCACCTACAACCATTCCGGCGTTCAGGCGATCCGCGCCGCGCTCGCCTCTGGGGTGAACATCACCTACAAGATCCTGTTCAACGATGCCGTTGCCATGACCGGCGGGCAGAAGAACGAGGGCGGGCTGACGGCGCAGCAGATCGTGCGGGAAATCACGGCGATGGGCGTTAAGAACGTCGCGTTAGTCTATGATGAAAAAGAAGAAATTGACTTTGAGGGCTTCCCGGCGGGGCTGGAGACGGTGGAACGTGCCGGCCTGATGCCTCTTCAGGAAAAATATAGCCAGATCAAGGGTGTATCGGCCATAGTTTATGTACAGACCTGCGCCGCCGAAAAACGCCGCCGCCGCAAGCGCGGCACCTTCCCCGACCCCGACCGCCGGGTGTTCATCAACACCGACATCTGCGAGGGCTGCGGCGATTGCGGGGTGCAGTCGAACTGCGTGTCGATCGTGCCGGTGGAGACGGAGCTTGGCCGCAAGCGTGCCATCGACCAGTCGAGCTGCAACAAGGACTTCAGCTGTCTCAAGGGCTTCTGCCCCAGCTTTGTCACGCTGGAAGGCGCCAAGGTCCGGCGCGCCGAACCCGCCGCGCTGAGCCTGCCGGAGCTGCCCGAGCCTGCACTGCCGGCGATCCACGGCACCCATAACATCCTGTTGACCGGCGTTGGCGGTACCGGGGTTGTCACTGTCGGCGCGGTGCTGGCGATGGCGGCGCATCTGGATGGCAAGGGCGCGGGCATGATGGAGATGGCGGGGCTGGCCCAGAAGGGCGGCGCCGTGCACATCCACCTGCGGGTGGCGAACCGGCCCGAGGATATCAGCGCGATCCGCGTCGCGGTGGGCGAGGCCGATTGCGTGATCGGTGGCGACCTTGTGGTGAGCGCGGGGGCGCGCACGCTGGGGCTGATGCGGGCGGGGCGCACCGGTGCCGTGGTCAATAGCCATGAGATCATCACCGGTGCCTTTACCCGCGACCGCGAATTCCGCTTGCCTTCCAGCCAGTTGCGCCTGTCTCTTGAAGCGCGGCTGCAAGAGCGGGTGGCGTTCTTCGACGCGACCGAACTTGCGGCCAAGGCGCTTGGCGATAGCATCTATTCCAACATGATCGTGCTCGGCGCGGCCTGGCAGAAGGGCCATGTGCCGATCCGCCGCGACGCGATCCGCCGCGCCATCGAGATGAATGGCGCCGTGGTCAAGGGCAACCTTGCCGCCTTCGAGATCGGGCGGTGGGCGGTGGAGCGGCCGCACGAAGCCGAGGCGCTTGCGCAAACAACGCCCCGGAAGCCTTTGACACTGCAGGAAAAGATCGACTTCCGCGCCGCGCATCTGACCGCGTACCAGAACGCCGCGCTGGCGGACCGCTATCGCGCCCTTGTCGCCCGCGCGCCGGAGCCGCTGCAAGGGGCGGTGGCGGAGGGCTATCACAAGCTGCTGGCCTACAAGGACGAATACGAGGTGGCGCGCCTGCACCTGGCCACGCTGGCCAAGGCCGGGGCGGAGTTCGAACCGGGCTTCCGGCCGCGCTTTCACCTCGCCCCGCCGGTGCTGACCGGCACCGACCCGGACGGGCGGCCCCGCAAGCGCGCCTTCGGGCCCTGGATGTTGCCCGCCTTCCGGCTGCTGGCGCGGCTGAAGCCCTTGCGCGGCACCGCACTCGACCCGTTCGGGCGCACGGCAGAGCGGCGGATGGAGCGGGGGCTGATCGCACAGTATGAGGCCGACATGGCCGAGATCCTGCCCGCCGTGACCGCGCAGACGCTGGAAATTGCCGAGGCGCTGGCGCGGTTGCCGCTGCAGATCCGTGGCTTTGGCCCGGTCAAGGAAGCCTCGGCACGGGCGGCGGCGGCACGGCGCGCGGAACTGCTGGCCGCCTTCCGGGCAGGCGGAACGCCGCTTCGCCAGGCAGCCGAATGA
- a CDS encoding lysophospholipid acyltransferase family protein — protein sequence MSKKEIAREISYASSARSKGGRTVIRVLENVTGRIGLIRRARGYEADVERGADFWQVMLDRYGLTLNIAAGSLSNIPANGPLILIANHPYGILDGLMMGHILSRARGDFRILANSVFRRSEDLNRVILPISFDETKAAAKLNLETRAEALRYLNAGGAIGIFPGGTVSTAARPFGRPMDPGWRNFTAKMIARSGATVVPVFFNGHNSRLFQIASHLHMTLRLALLIKEFRARIDEPVEVVIGEPVNATRLDALKGDPKRMMDFLRKETYQLSPKPFESFDPGFEFEQKYRA from the coding sequence ATGTCGAAAAAAGAAATCGCGCGCGAAATCTCCTATGCCTCTTCGGCCCGCTCCAAGGGAGGGCGCACGGTGATTCGGGTGCTGGAGAATGTGACGGGGCGCATCGGGCTGATCCGCCGCGCCCGCGGCTACGAGGCCGACGTGGAGCGCGGCGCCGACTTCTGGCAGGTGATGCTGGACCGCTATGGGCTGACGCTGAACATCGCGGCCGGCAGCCTGTCGAACATCCCCGCCAATGGCCCGCTGATCCTGATCGCCAACCATCCCTACGGCATTCTCGACGGGCTGATGATGGGGCATATCCTGTCGCGGGCGCGGGGGGATTTCCGCATCCTCGCCAACTCGGTCTTCCGCCGGTCGGAAGACCTGAACCGGGTGATCCTGCCGATTTCGTTCGACGAGACCAAGGCGGCGGCCAAGCTGAACCTTGAAACCCGGGCCGAGGCGCTGCGCTATCTGAACGCGGGCGGGGCCATCGGCATCTTTCCGGGTGGCACCGTCAGCACTGCGGCGCGGCCCTTTGGCCGGCCGATGGACCCAGGGTGGCGCAACTTCACTGCCAAGATGATCGCCAGGTCCGGCGCGACCGTGGTGCCGGTGTTCTTCAACGGCCACAACTCGCGCCTGTTCCAGATCGCCAGCCACCTGCACATGACGCTGCGGCTGGCGCTGCTGATAAAAGAATTCCGCGCCCGCATCGACGAGCCGGTGGAGGTGGTGATCGGCGAGCCGGTGAATGCGACCAGGCTGGATGCGCTGAAGGGCGACCCCAAGCGGATGATGGATTTCCTGCGCAAGGAGACGTATCAGTTGAGCCCGAAGCCGTTCGAAAGTTTCGATCCCGGCTTCGAGTTCGAGCAGAAATACCGGGCCTGA
- a CDS encoding holin-associated N-acetylmuramidase — protein sequence MQSAEQIAAGIVAREGGYVNDPDDPGGATKHGVTLATMRRLGLDLTGDGRVTAADVRKLTQAQAVEIYLDHYYRAPKIDQLPQGLRASVFDMQVNAGSNAVRILQRLLNQMGQDLQVDGAIGPQTIRAAFAAEAMAAPELLADAYGIARRNYYYALADARPASRKYARRRDGGKGGWILRAEEFISPRFHLSEAQHKARVAAWA from the coding sequence ATGCAATCAGCAGAGCAGATCGCCGCCGGAATCGTCGCCCGGGAGGGCGGCTATGTGAATGATCCCGATGATCCGGGCGGGGCGACCAAGCATGGGGTGACGCTGGCCACGATGCGGCGGCTGGGGCTGGACCTGACCGGCGATGGCCGGGTGACTGCCGCCGATGTGCGCAAGCTGACGCAGGCGCAGGCGGTGGAGATCTACCTCGACCACTATTACCGCGCGCCGAAGATCGACCAGCTTCCGCAAGGGCTGCGCGCTTCGGTCTTCGACATGCAGGTCAATGCCGGGTCGAATGCGGTGCGGATCCTGCAGCGGCTGCTAAACCAGATGGGGCAGGACCTGCAGGTGGATGGCGCGATCGGCCCGCAGACGATCCGCGCCGCCTTTGCCGCCGAGGCGATGGCGGCACCGGAGCTGCTGGCGGATGCCTACGGGATCGCGCGGCGCAACTACTACTATGCGCTCGCCGATGCGCGGCCCGCCTCGCGCAAATATGCGCGGCGGCGCGATGGCGGCAAGGGCGGCTGGATCCTGCGTGCCGAGGAGTTCATCAGCCCGCGCTTCCATCTGAGCGAGGCGCAGCACAAGGCGCGGGTGGCAGCATGGGCGTGA